A portion of the Anoplopoma fimbria isolate UVic2021 breed Golden Eagle Sablefish chromosome 15, Afim_UVic_2022, whole genome shotgun sequence genome contains these proteins:
- the LOC129103105 gene encoding cerebellin-3-like, translating into MEVRLRSTETHLEQLENHTADLEVKLRVSEKQLEDLKTENTVQSVQLSLMESRLIDSLKNTTDLEVKLRVSEKQHEDLKKENTDLSFRLNQTDDRLQKLTDTNSGELKVAFSAGLTDSGSVGPFDQETTLIFSKTITNIGRAYNQTAGVFTAPVRGLYFFSFTAADYLKGYMGLHLYRNNQPVAFSLDLNDHGGYASTSSGVALQLEAGDAVRLSLPASYRLYDDSRNFSFFSGFLLFPL; encoded by the exons ATGGAGGTCAGACTGAGATCTACTGAGACACatctggagcagctggagaatcACACTGCAG aTCTGGAGGTCAAACTGAGAGTCAGTGAGAAACAGCTGGAAGAtctgaagacagaaaacacag ttcaATCTGTTCAACTTTCCTTGATGGAGTCCAGACTGATAGACAGCCTCAAAAACACTACAG atctGGAGGTCAAACTGAGAGTCAGTGAGAAACAGCATGAAGatctgaagaaagaaaacacag ATTTGAGCTTCAGATTGAATCAAACTGATGATCGTCTGCAGAAGCTCACAGACACCAACTCAG GTGAGCTGAAGGTGGCGTTCTCCGCCGGTCTGACTGATTCAGGATCAGTCGGACCGTTTGACCAGGAGACGACTCTGATCTTCTCCAAAACCATCACCAACATCGGCCGAGCCTACAACCAGACTGCAG gtGTGTTCACCGCTCCCGTCAGAGGACTCTACTTCTTCAGCTTCACGGCTGCAGACTACCTGAAGGGCTACATGGGTCTCCACCTGTACAGGAACAACCAGCCCGTCGCCTTCAGCCTGGACCTGAATGACCATGGCGGCTACGCTTCCACGTCCAGCGGCGTGGCACTGCAGCTGGAGGCGGGCGACGCGGTCCGGCTCAGCCTGCCCGCCAGCTACCGGCTCTACGACGACTCACGGAACTTCAGCTTCTTCTCCGGCTTCCTGCTGTTCCCCCTCTGA